One genomic region from Agelaius phoeniceus isolate bAgePho1 chromosome 23, bAgePho1.hap1, whole genome shotgun sequence encodes:
- the LOC129129443 gene encoding small integral membrane protein 35-like has translation MDPRTGQEPVRVIGVVLGIGLALLILASFGYTFIRWYRRGHCQCRPDFVFSLYHSRGLGSVALELVPPFSISGSLGTSGSGYEPFHSQRP, from the exons GACAAGAGCCCGTCAGGGTGATCGGGGTTGTCTTGGGCATCGGGCTGGCCCTGCTGATCCTGGCCAGCTTTGGCTACACCTTCATCCGCTGGTACCGGCGGGGCCACTGCCAGTGCC GGCCTGACTTTGTCTTCAGCCTCTACCACTCACG cggGCTGGGCTCAGTGGCACTGGAGCTGGTGCCACCCTTCAGCATCAGTGGCTCGCTGGGCACCTCGGGCAGTGGCTACGAGCCCTTCCACAGCCAGAGGCCGTGA